The Anas acuta chromosome 2, bAnaAcu1.1, whole genome shotgun sequence genomic interval ACCCCTTTGCTTCCCATTGCACTATCCAGTGATTGTTTTCTTGGCTCACATGCTCTCAAACCAAACAGAAATTTTGCACAGCGTAGCATAATTCCTCCTTTATGTACTTTTCACCTAGCTCTTCCTCTGctgagggaaaataaatcaacagCCATCTCCTGTGTCCATGCTGTGCAGCTTGCAATAAGAGGGCAACCTAATTGTACTTGCTGCTGGGCCAATGTTTGGGCTTCTGCTTTCATCCCATAGCAGCCATCATTAATGCCAGTTGACGTGTACCCCTTCCCTGTTGCTAGGTGATATGTGCCTTAAAAAAGCAGCTCCCATTGCTGCTCAGGGATTCTCACAAATCTTGTTTGCTCTCAGTTCGCATGATATGCAGTGAGGTTTGCAGGACCAGAACACAAAGTTCAGGgaatttccttctgctgttcATTTGTCTGTAAATCACTAAGAAATTCCAGTTTTCTTGATTACAGAAAGAATAATGTCCTGTCCTGGTGGCAGGCAATGACAAAACTTCTGCTTCATAGGCTGGGGCCTGGATTTTCACCCATACAGATGATGTGTTAACCAGTATCCTTCAGCATGGACCTGGCAGCAGTGCCCAAGTGTCAACGTGTCATGCTGCAAAACTGATGTTTCACCAATACTCATTGAGACTCTCTCACTGAGACTCGGAGACAAGCCTAAAGATTGGTTTGGGCCTCGACTTTCAAAAGGCTCAATTCCTTTCATAATCTTGTTGGTTCTCCCTCTCTTTGATGTTTCAAGTCTGCATGAATATTGAGACTAGATATTCTCAGGACTGCAGTTTCATTAATTTGGATTGAATTAGATTAATCAGCCACCAGTTGATTAGTATTgtctttcaggtagctgtaatAACTTTGTAGAGGAATAGCAGAGCTCAGGCTCTGTCCCAACTATGAATTTatccgatttttttttttttatttttttttgggggggggggagaggtgtCTTCTAAAGATATGTGGAATGTAAGGATATCTGGTTACTGGTTATGCAGCATAAAAGGCTGGAGAAGTAATAAATTAAACTCTCAGTATCCAAAccctgaggaagaggagataacaaaacagtaacaaagaGCAGAACTTTTAGATCATTGATTGATGGGGCCTTAAAGAACCACTCAACGCCTCGTGGAGGTTCAGCCAGAGCCTTGTAGCTGGTTATCATGGATCTCATGGGAAAAAGCAAACTTAAGATGGGGTTTTTGAAAGGGCTTGTGGGATCACATACAACTTACTAGGGGATGTTTTAAAGGGATGTGGGAAAGTGATGAACTTATTTGGGGACGGTTTAGGGGAGAGCCAAAGACAGTCAAGGGGAGGGGTCAAGATAGATGGGGGAAGAACATGCGTGGGAAAACGGAGAAGAGGGAGGATAAAGGAATTTGGCTTCATGCAAGCAATCTACTGTGCTTGTCTGGTCATGTCATCTCTTGTGCCTGATTGTCATGGTTTGTCCTATCCTCATGTTAATATCTGTATGTTTTCCTGTATGAATGTGCTCATGGACACTGGAGGGACCAGGGGTCTGTGAACCAGCTGCTGGAGCGACCACAGGTCTGGAACAACTTGAGGGAGATTCTGGAGGGAGAGAGCTGGAGGGAGATTCTGTTCACAGATCTGCTAGAAAGCACTGAGTAAGAACAGGATCAGGCCATTTGTAAGTTTGTGTGAGTCCTGTTGGTGTGTATGTAAAGGCATCGCATGGTGTCTGTAAAGGCATCGCTGTCTGGTCTGTTGGTAGTCAGCTGTGGCTGTATATACTGTGTGTAcgtgttctgtgttttcttagGGATGCCCAGTGCCACCACTGGCTGGACCTGACATCAGGTTAGTGAGGCTTCTGGGGACTAGAAGGAAGAATCCCATAGATCCTGGGTGTACTCCAACAGATTTGACTTCCCTTTAATGGGTAtgaattcagtttcttttcaaaacttaCTGGAAACTTACTGAAATTTTGGAGGAAGCCTAAAGAAACAATATTCCACTTAGAAGAGAATGTTTTGATAAGAAATATGAAATGGAAATATGGGCTTATAATGGAGGAGCCCCTTCTGCATGTGTATCTGGTAACTGTAATGTTGTTCACATTAATAGAGGAATCAGGACACCCACAGGGCAGATCTTGTAGGTCATTAGGGAGGACATTATCTCACATATAAAAAACAAGGTAATTGCATTACAGTATGACTTTGGTTAGATGTTATTCCTCTGTGGGGGTCCAAgaagcttgtttttttcctgactaGTCGCCTTTCAGATTTATATCTTGCAGGACTCATAAACAACAGGAAAAGTGCTTTCTCTACATTTCACTTGATTTTCTTCAGCTACATAAGACAAAAATGTACCGGTGGTTTTGGTCCTGCATCTGTTTGTTATTCACACGGTaggattctttttatttgtaccatgcttctttatttttactatgtttctttaattgtgtttaaaatgctttctgttatACAGCGATTGTTTTGAAATTAGTTTCTACAACCAACAAGATATCAGTTGCACAGAAGTAAATAGAATTTATACTGTACTGCCACTGAAGTAAACTAGTACAACACTCACTACAATCATTCCCTTATACATCAATCATTTATACAGAATACATACATTATAACATGAAGACAGGTTTGCATTTCAGTTCTCATATATGTTTTCTTCTTATGACCTTTAGTTTTGGATACACATTGCATCTTCTCCAAGTCTTTCACTTTCACTCTTCTGATTCCGATATTAATGTATCAAATTCATATCcctaaaaatatcagaaaaataaaacaaaatctataATAGTCAGGTTAGATGGTGagtaaagaataaaagaaatccaATTAAATAGGAAAGAATATTGGCTTCTGATAGATCAGGTATCTTTCCTGGCCTAAACTTCCACTTTATGCATATGGCAGATGCAAGTCAGGGGTAGCCAACTGAAACGTGGTTCCAAAACAAATAGGCAGTTCAGATTTAAAACAGTGGAGATGAGAAGAAGGACTGTTATTGAAGAactgtttaaaattattcttagaaaggacaggaaatatttttcctaactTGAAAAAAATTTGAGACATCAAGAAAACTTCTCATCTTAACttggaatgaaaaatcaaaatctgaAACATTACCTCAGAAAgacaatctgaaaaaaaaataggtttggatcaggaaaaaaaaagttgttctgaCCATTTCAAAAAGCTGCAATGGagttttgaatttatttttttttactctaatttgcataaatttagaaaatgaaagagtaatTTTTAGGTAATTTTCTTTGGTCATTTTATAGTGCTGAAATGGGATATTTTAATGATGCTGAACCTTTTTCACCAAAGCtttaaacttttcaaaatgaaacctGATCTAAAAAAGCATTGCCAAACCTAATCTCATATGAGCTTTTTGGCTTTGACTATTTGGCACTTTCTCATTAACAAAGATTTCATAGAGATTCTCTACTAGTTCTTGTGATGAGGCTTTTTGATTTCATGAACTGCAAATCTTTCTTTTGGCAAATTGGTCTCATATTGAAATGTTTAGAGAATATTCCTTGAGGAAGGCTGGTTGTGTTTGATCATTATTAACTTgtgatttaataattttaatacatGGCTTGAATACTTGCTTATTGTTACCTGGTTCAGATTCCTGGACACCTTGAGACAGACTGACAGGCAGTGACTTCCCAAATCTCTGTGGCAAATTTAGAAGTGATTGAATGGAACTTCTAACAAGTGGAGATCTCCCAAGCCTCTGTGATAAATTTGGAGCATGCCTAGGTAGATTCCCTCCAAAAGCTCTTCCAAATCTCAGAGGCATATTAGCAATTGGTTTAATGCTTCTTTCTTCTGGATAGTTTCTTCCAAACCTAAGAGGTAAATTAGCAACTGAATTTGGCACTTTGTTTAGTGTAGGAGTGTtcattttaatgatgttttttgATCCCCagtctttcatttcttcaaaattcaggctcctttgtttttcttccaaggCATTGTCtttaatctgaagaaaaagtaaaaatgatactAGCATCTGTATAGCGTATTATTTCAGCTACTAGTCAGACAAAGGATTCATTTTATCATCTCTCTGGAAAGCTTCTGTGtatcattctttttctctttttctgttatctAATGCTTTCTAGCCATATTTGCTGAACTCCATTCTAGTGTGGATTACTTCATTTGGAGACATTGTCCTGCATACCTTTTCAGTCCTCTGACTGCAAGAGCACATCAGCTTCTGCAAGTGTTCAAATGGAGTCAATTGGAAATATTTCTGGACATAGGTGCTGTTAACTCTGCCATCAGTTTTGTGTGGACAGGTATTGTTGTCATGTCCACATTTGCTAATATCACTGTCTGAAGGAGAAGAAGATCTTGGGTAGAAGATGCTGGCTATATTTAGTGACTTGATACAGATACAACTTCTTACTCATCTGGTCTAGATGAACAGGAAGATGGGCCAAGCCACCTGGAGGTGTGTCTCATTTCTTCCTAAGCACTGGGTGTGTGCTTTTGACCCAACATGCTAATGGGCTAACAGTcagcaaaacaaatggaaagtaTATGGGTCAAGTCCATCTCAAACCTCTTCTGGCCTTGTAGCACAGAGGTTATCCTGAACTTTAAGTTGCTTTAACCCTCCACTAGCATACAAGATACATGAGTTGCTCCTGGGCTGTCAGAGCCAACCAGCACAAAATCTAACTTCTGTGGCTACAATAAAGAACTGAGCTCAGTATGTTACTAGTCTTATGATGTAAAGAGCAGCTTTTACCTGCAAAATAACTATATCAACCTGATCCTTTCCTATGTATCATGTTCTTTCCCTGGGTGTATTGAAAATCACTCATTCTGATTTttgtgacaaaaataaatttctctgcCTTAGCAGCAAACATGTACAAATATGATTCTCTACTTCAATTAAAGTAGTAACACAATTAGTAGCACAAATGCTACTAATCCtaatttcagtttcttatcCACGTTTGGTGGTTTCCCCACCACCAAGGAATGAACCATTCTAGTTCATACTTCATGattaaaatgtcaaataaaCTATGCCTCTGATTGCACCTGTGAACCTGAAGAGAGATTGAAGACCAGGAGATTTCACTAAAATTATTAAAGGTGTATTTTGCTTTGAGGGATCTTTATTACACCAATGACAAtaagacaaaaagagaagttGGCTCTCACTTCCCAGGGAGTATTTGCAGggcagacaagaaaaaaaaatacagatgagcTGTGCAAATTTGATTTGGCATCCATTGAGATATAATAAATGTGCAACCctgcaaagatatttttatagtCAATTTCCAGAGCAGAATTTAGGAACATTAACTATATTAGATTTATAATGTTCTCTGTTTATCATTATTCTTTGAGTATTACAAGCATGCCTTTATTAATTCTGGattaataatgtatttgttATATTATGTGCATAAAATGCCTGACAGGAATGTTAACTGAGGCCCCACTGTGTAAgtaagaaacatttcagaaaaaagtCTCAACCTAATCGCAAGGCTGTATTGCAAGAAAATTGAAACACGAATTGATTTACACAGTGTGTGTGTCAGAGCAAATGAATTTCCTGAAAATTTTCTCAACAAGCCTCTTTCATACTGCTAGTGCTGTAATGTCAAATACTGTGCTATGAGGTTAGGAGAGCCATTGTCAAAAAATTCAAAGTACTCAAGATTTGACCCACAGTTCCCCCAAATACTCTCTTAGTAATACAAATCTTACCTTGTAATatttatcatcatcatcttctctgctctgcagactgGACTTCATCAGTTCATCTAGGCACATACTATTCGATGTTAGAAGGACCACTGTAACTAAAGCAAGTAGAATAAACTTCTGGGTTGAAATGACTTCCATTTTTTCTCAAATTGAGCTCAGTTAGAAAGCTCAGAATCtgtacagaaaagcaaactgcCATCATTTTATATCATCAGTAAACAAAAAGACATCATTTCCTATGACATCAATCTCAAAAGCTTCAATCcttaatattaattaatgaaGTAATTTGAATATATTTGAAGAATGTTGGGAATGTTTTTTGTGTGAACCTTTTTAATCAACATAGCTACTTGGTAGGGACACGCTGActttacaattattttctttgcatgaaATATGTCTTAATTAGCTAAATTTGAGAGCCATGACAGGAGAGACTTAAAACAGCCACAATGTTCTATCTCTATTTGTAGACAAAAAcaccttctttcttttgtttcagtgtcCTCAGAAAGACTATGAAAAGAAGCTTTCTCCATGTATGCATTCTTCTGCTTCAGTGGTCCTTTTGGACCATATAATTCTCATTTTTAGATGTGTACAACTGGGGGCATTTGGCCCATTGAAAACAAGTGTTATATATTGACGTAGTTGATAAGGTTATATAATCATCAAATTACAGactatcctgagttggaagggacccacaaggatcatcaggtccaactcctgggtctgcacaggaccacccaaaaatcaggccatatgtctgagagcattgtccaaatgcttcctgaactccagcaggctcgctgccatgaccactgccttggggagcctgtcccagtgcccgaccaccctctgggtgcagagccTTTCCTAACACCcatcctgaccctcccctgtcccagctccatgtcgttccctcgggtcctgtcgccgtccccagagagcagagcctCTCATCCTCCAGactgtatgtatagccagggttgcctcTTCCCAAGTGCAGAATCTGGCAGTTTTCTTATTAAACTTCatgttggtgattgcccagccctctaatttgtcaagaactctctgcaaagcctctcCACCCTTGACAGAGTATCCCAAGAGAGACATAAGAGACATTATACATGAATGAGAtctattgatatatatatagtgtCTCTGCTCTAAATTAAACATGTTAATTTGCATTCAAACTGAATTAGGAATGTGTATTTAAAACCCTGTCCATCACTTAAGGTTTTAGAAATTTCAAAGTTTTTATTAGATTTATATTCTTAGGGCAAAATTTCCAACAGTAGTTTTTAAAAGGGCATCTGCCACTTTGCTGCATGCAGTGAAGGCACTGGATTGCCTGTGCATGCTCTATCCCAGAAGGTGATTCAGGCTCCATGTTAAATGAAATTAAGGCACATACTGAGTTGATTGCTAGGTAGGCTGGTGAGCCAAGCTGCCATAAGAAAGCATATTGTGTTGCTCTTCCATTTGTTattcttaaattcttaaaaacTGCCTAAATCTCATATGCTAATACTTAAAATCAGCTGCATAATGAGAAATCTGCTCATGATAAATATTCATGCTGGAAAACTGGACTATAGACAAGTTGATAGCATTTACTGCACTGTAAAGCTGAAGCATTTGTGAATAACCTCATTTTAGAATTAAGTTGGCTGTTTTCATGGGTTTAAAGCTGTGTGACATGCATGGAGTAATTTCTGTTTTAGCTTCTCTGAGGCTAAGATCCTAGAGGCCTTAAACTGCTTTGTATTAGAGCTAAAAAGACACTCAAACCTCCCTTCGGACCTCAGGTCAAGTGTTGGAAACTTCTCTGACATGACTGTTACTGTAATTTGACCGACATAACAGGAAACACTAACCATACCTCCTAAACTCTGTACTAGAGCCacttaaagtgaaaaaaaaataataaaaaaattccaAGGACTGATCTTCTTAGGAGAAAtgacttcttttcctttcccacacTTTAATCCTTATCCAATAGCACAAGGAACAGTAAGCTCCTCCTGTTACTGGGGAACATCTAGGGTAGGATGACAATCAAAAGTGTTGGGTGTGTCTCCTTGAAGATGATAAGAGTAAGCAGTTTTAGAGGGAATTTGAAGCCTTCTTGGGAAGAGGATATATCTTCTGGACATATTCCTTGTGCAACCTGCTTGAGGTGGTCCTGCTTGAGTAGGAGCATTAGACCTGATGACCTacagaggttccttccaacctcaactgttctgtgattctgtgataacatGATGGGGCTTGGGACATGCTACACAATGCCTACTACCAGACTTTTGTACTTTCTAGTGAAGCATCTGGCATGTTACCATGAGAGAGCAGTAAGCAATGGACCAGACAGACTGTGTGACTGGTTTTACCTGGTAATTCCTGTGAAatgcttctctttcagcttgGCTTCAGTGCTAGTCCACCTGCCATAATTTTCACGTTTGTTCCGGATAAATGGTGTGCCTGCATTTCCTCTCTTGTGTTCTCTCTGAATTCTGAGGGATGAGTTCAGGAATCAGGAATAATCCCATCCCTAAGATAAGGGCCACTAGATTTCCAGACACTATAGTTTGCTGTGTCACCCATTCCTCCAGTAGGACTGAGACTACAGAATGAACCAGATGACAGTGGGAGCCAGAAGGGGTAACATCTGGAAGCACAGCTGTGTGAGGTGAGTTGTGTGTGAGGACCTGTCCAGGTGCTTTGCTACCAGTATCTGCAGTGAACCTGCCTGACACCGTATGTGGGGAAATATCCCCTTTCCCAGGGGAGAGGGAAATACCATTAACAGAGCTAGAAGTGAAAAGGAAGCAGGTTTTCTCAGGTGGAGAAGGTGTGAAAGATTCTGCCCATTTCTTATGTAGCAGGAGGCCATTAAATTGTTAAAACATGAGAATGTTATTAGTAAGCTAATTAGGAGCTTATGTGAGAAAAGAGTACATTTTAATTAGTCACTGGCTTTTGTGTTCAGTGTTCCCTTGTTGTTAGAGACATTATTTGCAttcatttcctctttgtttctttgctgtatGTAATCCTTCTGGCCCTGGCTGACAGCAGAAAATGTTGGGTTCAAAGATCTGGGACTTCTTTcagaaaacttggaaaaaatggAGTATGATGAGAAACTAAACACAGTTCTGCACAGGGGCAATATTCCCCTTGCATTCTCCAAGCCTATTGTACAAGATGTTGTTTTGGAGTGTGGTGTGCTAGATGGAGGGAAAAGGATACTGGACCAGTAATGATTCATTAAGTGTAGTTGTATGTGGGTACATAAAAAAATTTATGTAGGAAGTAAGAAAGCATCATATGCCCTCAGAGTTCCTTGGTGATAGCCCTCTCTCTCAGAGTAAGCAACCTCTTCTGTTTGGAAAATCACATATATTCTAGGGGTGGGGAAATGAAGTTTTGGGGGTGCCTGAATTATTTCCAAATCCAGGCCAAATTCAttggaaaacagaggaaataaaaggaagataATACCTTAAAAGGAGCCCATGTCCTCTTAGTGCTCTGGCAGGTCAGGTGCAGCAGTTGTCTCTTTTCACCAAGGCTGAGTGTGGTGGGTTCCTGACTCTCTGGAGCCTCATGTTATGGGGCTTCCATCTGTGGGAACAGATGGATTttccaaattcctttttttaatggtaacaataaaaacaataatgcaTGCAATTCCTGTGCTAATATCTATTGAACATGTGGTCATTTACCATTGGGTTTTCCTTTAACTTGCTACTGGATTATGAACCTCTCTTGATCAATGGTTTTTCAATTAACTGTGTGGGAATATTTGATCtctaaaataaatggaattgGCATGATCCAAAAACCCTTCTGCATTGTTTGGCACAAATACAAATTCCATTTTCCCTAGACAGAATAGGAAAATTTATTGCTGTTGTCTAAGCTGTATCGGGCTTTCATGACATTCAGTTTGTCTTCTATGTATATTGATTTTCTAAGACAATGTAAAGTGAAGTTTTTCAGGTATTTTGCATGCCAGGCAGTCAAAGGGTTGTATATCCCCTGTACTTTCTCATGGGTTAATTTGCCTTTGATGGCACTATGACAGGAACTCTTTGGAAATTTCAAGTCAAGCAGCTATGATGATTGGTCATTATCTTTCCTGAGGTAGGGATTATCAGGCCCTAGAGCTCAAGTACTGGAAAAGGCAATAGGAGCACTACTCATCATTGTGACTACAAATTCTGCTATGTTTAGACCACTTGCAGTAGTGGCACAAACTGACCAAGCTGACttggagcagaggcagctgaaGCATACTGGCATGAcctattaaaatgatttattttgggagggaaaacacatttgttGGTGGTAACAAGTGATGTTGAGGAAGAGGTCTGTCTATACTCAAATTGCTCCAGCTTGATCCACAAAAACGTCTGGTTAAGGCATATGGGAATCTCTAGTACTGTTGAAATCAACTTTAGTGTTCCTAGCCTCTTGTCCCAGACTTGTTTTGTCTTGCTATCTTATGTCACTCATCAGCCAAGCTGTTCAGAGGACTTGACCATAACTGAACTTCTGAAAATTCCCCAGACAGTTAAATAGGAATGAGCCCTCCCATCTGCATGTGAAATAAGCCTCACAGGGCTAATTTAAAGAGTTTTCCTACAGGTTCGTGTTACAAACTAGGACAAGGTAGtgcttgcttcttttcttctttctgtttagtGTAGGTAGGCATGGGAAAGAGCATTTATTTTGGCTTAGTGGTACAACAGTAATTTTGATCTGGTCTGTGATGAGTTGCTACAGTGGCTTGATGTACATCTACTTTAAAAATTtgatattaaaatgtaattagtaGTAATAGTATGAGTAGCTCAACGTCATAAGCAGCTCAATGTACTGTAAGTTATTTAATTCCAGTGAAAGAACAAGTTTTAATATTGCTCCTTCTGTTTCGTGTAATAATATACTGATAAATCCTTATCTATTATTAACAACATATTGTGTGAAAATTGCATGTTATATGACTCATGCCACCAATATGCATCTGCACATTTCCATAATGATAAATCATTCATAATATATTCATTTTGCTGTTATGTATTATGTGACCTATTCTATGGCTCATTTTGAAttaagaagatttaaaaatatatacattctTTAATTGGCAAACAATTCAATTCGTTTTTCACCCATTCCTATGGGATGCAATGATGGGTTTGTGCTGGTGTTGCTGTGTTATGCTTCAGTTCTGGCATGCAATAGGAGGTGTATTTGCCCATAATATTTATGGATCTAAGCAGGTAGTCATACCTTCACTGCAGTCAGTATCCTGACGTTGTATATGTATACAGGCCTGGTTTCTCCCTCATActgagaataaatatttcactgcTCAGTGTAACCAGCGAAGCTTGGTTTCCCTTAACTTTGTGAATGAAGAGTAAACGCTAGTGTGAATTCTCCAAGGTGCAGTAAGGATTAGTTTTACTTCAGGATCCCTGCATGAGCTGCATGTCTGTCCTCTCTTGCCTTGCATGTTATCATGAAGTAGAATTTCAGTGAGACTTCTGCCCTGCCAAATTGAACTTGGCTTCAGATTTGAAAGTTATCAAGGGTCACTGACAGACACACACTTCTGCACAGAGAAACAGATTTGCCTCATTTCATTAGGAAACCGGTACTAAATCAGAAATGACTCTGGTGAAATACCACAGGTGTAAAGACTCAAAATCTGTACAATTACTGTGGGCACAATGATAGTTTCTATCTTTGTTAATGAGGCATTAGTTTAGGTTTGGGGATTTTGCAGGAAAATAGGAGAATTTACTCTTCTATGAAAGCCCCCTTCTTTGTGAAGTATGacttggcaagaaaaaaaaatcctttgtgaaCCTGCTCTCCCTGATTTGCAGAATCAGACCTTTGATTTTAAACTAGATGTTCAACTTCATGTCGTTCTGAGCTTTCCTGTTAGCTGGGTAGTAGTAGACAAAAGGCAAATGCACGCAAACATCATGGTAcaaataatcttattttaaGGTAAACCCTTATGAATCATTCTACAGTGTCAGAAGACATTTTGCACTTTGATTAGCTAAATCTGGAATATGAATGTGTAACttcacattttaatgtttttattttccttgaacGTTTGGAGCAGCAGAACAGcatgggagagagaaaacaataaaaggCTTGAGTTATTAGGGTAACAAGCTGAAAACGACTTTAtcttcttgttaaaaaaaaaggtgtgaaCGATAATTTAAGGTTAGACAGGTTCTTCAATTATACATTGGTGttagtaataaaataaacatgtattCAAATAGCATTTGGGATATAAAtgcattcttctttttttactaACTACTCTGCAGAGTATAATACTGTACTTACCAATCTACTACAGTGTGTAGCAGCTCAAGCCCATTCTTgtctattaaaaattaaactcttTTACCATACATTATTAAAAGTGCTTTGGTTGGCTGCAAATCAAGAAAGACTTCATAAAGTCttagaagaaagagaaatctgATTAAGTCTATGGTCCACAGGCAGCAATGGAAAGTACAtgagaaaaaattaaactatGTCTTAAAAACTCTTtcaagactttaaaaaataattaatagctTTTATTCAAGTTAACTATTAACCAAGAGACTTTTAATAGATTTATTATTACAAGTTCCCCCTTTCCTATTGCAGTTTGGAACCTGTGTTAGTTACAGATATAGATGCCCTTACTCCGTATTCTTCCCTTTTTCAGAATGacttccctccccacctcccccagaAATATGGTGCTCATTTAATGGTTCCCCTATGCCTTGTACATAAGCACTGAGGAGCATGAAGATTATACTATATATTATCTGAATTGTGGTTGCAATGTCTGATTTTcactttaggaaaaaatgtaggcaatttaggagagaaaaaaagttaaaggaaaACATCCAGTTTCCTGGAGTGAGACACAGGCTGCAAGCATTTTgctgacaaagctggtgaataAGAAACTCCAGcttatttgaaata includes:
- the NPVF gene encoding pro-FMRFamide-related neuropeptide VF, whose translation is MEVISTQKFILLALVTVVLLTSNSMCLDELMKSSLQSREDDDDKYYKIKDNALEEKQRSLNFEEMKDWGSKNIIKMNTPTLNKVPNSVANLPLRFGRNYPEERSIKPIANMPLRFGRAFGGNLPRHAPNLSQRLGRSPLVRSSIQSLLNLPQRFGKSLPVSLSQGVQESEPGNNKQGYEFDTLISESEE